In a single window of the Bacteroides acidifaciens genome:
- a CDS encoding UDP-N-acetylmuramoyl-tripeptide--D-alanyl-D-alanine ligase → MKLSALYKIFQECQSVTTDSRNCPDGSLFIALKGESFNGNAFAEKALNSGCAYAIVDEAGYAVEGDRRYILVDDCLQTMQQLANYHRRQLGTRIIGITGTNGKTTTKELISSVLCKAHNVLYTLGNLNNHIGVPATLLRLKPEHDLAVIEMGANHQGEIKFLCGIAEPDYGIITNVGKAHLEGFGSFEGVIKTKGELYDFLRPKSDSTVFIHHDNSYLMNIAGGLNLVSYGTEDGLYINGRITDNSPYLTFEWKAGKDGEIHQVRTQLIGEYNFPNALAAITIGRFFGVEAQKIDEALAEYTPQNNRSQLKKTEDNTLIIDAYNANPTSMMAALQNFRNMTVPHKMLLLGDMRELGPESAAEHQKIVDYIKENGFEKVWLVGEQFAAAQHSFKTYANVQEVIKELETNKPKGYTILIKGSNGIKLSSTVEHL, encoded by the coding sequence ATGAAACTTTCTGCTCTTTACAAAATTTTTCAGGAGTGCCAATCAGTCACAACTGACAGCCGGAACTGCCCGGACGGTTCTTTGTTTATCGCCTTGAAAGGCGAGTCGTTCAACGGCAATGCATTTGCCGAAAAGGCATTAAATTCCGGGTGCGCGTATGCCATTGTCGATGAGGCCGGATATGCCGTAGAAGGCGACAGACGCTATATACTTGTAGACGACTGCCTGCAAACCATGCAACAACTTGCCAATTACCACCGCCGCCAGCTCGGCACACGGATTATCGGCATCACCGGTACGAATGGCAAGACAACTACCAAGGAATTGATTTCCTCCGTCCTTTGCAAAGCCCATAATGTGCTCTATACCTTAGGCAACCTCAATAATCATATCGGCGTGCCGGCTACCCTGCTCCGGTTGAAACCGGAACACGACCTTGCCGTCATCGAAATGGGAGCCAACCACCAGGGAGAAATCAAGTTCCTTTGCGGAATAGCCGAACCGGATTACGGCATCATCACCAATGTAGGCAAAGCCCATCTGGAAGGATTCGGTTCGTTCGAGGGAGTTATCAAGACGAAAGGAGAACTCTATGACTTCCTTCGTCCCAAAAGTGATTCCACCGTTTTCATCCATCACGACAATTCCTATTTAATGAATATAGCCGGCGGACTGAACCTGGTTTCTTACGGTACGGAAGACGGATTGTATATCAACGGACGCATTACGGACAATTCCCCTTATCTTACTTTCGAATGGAAGGCGGGAAAAGACGGAGAGATTCACCAAGTACGCACGCAGTTAATCGGAGAATATAATTTCCCAAATGCCCTGGCTGCCATTACTATCGGGCGTTTCTTCGGAGTAGAAGCACAAAAGATTGACGAAGCCCTGGCAGAATATACCCCACAAAACAACCGCTCCCAACTCAAAAAGACAGAAGACAACACGTTGATTATTGACGCATACAATGCAAATCCGACCAGCATGATGGCTGCCTTACAGAACTTCCGTAATATGACTGTTCCCCATAAGATGCTCCTATTGGGAGATATGAGGGAACTCGGTCCCGAAAGTGCAGCCGAACACCAGAAGATTGTAGATTACATCAAGGAGAACGGTTTTGAGAAAGTCTGGCTTGTAGGCGAACAGTTCGCAGCCGCACAACATTCCTTCAAGACTTATGCCAATGTGCAGGAAGTCATCAAAGAACTGGAAACTAATAAACCGAAAGGATACACCATTCTCATCAAAGGTTCCAACGGCATCAAACTCAGTTCGACAGTAGAACACTTATAA
- a CDS encoding AAA family ATPase: MNNPFVTNGYVSAKYFCDREKETEDVITMLLNGNNIALISPRRYGKTDLIRHCFSCPEINKRFYTFIVDIYATRSLRDLVNKLGKAILEELKPRGRQSWELFVNAMSSLKAGISYDISGMPSWSISLGDITNPAVSLDEIFNYLQKADKPCLVAIDEFQQIGKYDEDTVEATLRTYVQYCSNAHFIFAGSQRHLMGSIFTSPSRPFYQSVTIMNLPPISKDKYREFAVGHFRENHKTLCPDVVDALYDRFEGGTFYLQKVMNVLFLKTPEKGVCGMDMIQTAVDYIVNFTADTYAELLYQLPEKQKEVFIAINKEGKARAVNSGAFCKRYGLASPSSVKSAVNGLLDKDFITKERDYYEVYDKFFSLWLAKQ, encoded by the coding sequence ATGAACAATCCTTTTGTAACTAATGGCTATGTTTCAGCAAAGTACTTCTGTGATAGGGAAAAAGAGACAGAGGACGTGATAACAATGCTACTTAACGGAAATAATATAGCTTTGATTTCTCCGCGACGATATGGAAAGACGGATTTAATCAGGCATTGTTTTTCTTGTCCGGAAATAAACAAGCGTTTTTATACGTTTATTGTGGACATTTATGCGACCCGTTCATTGCGTGATTTGGTAAATAAGCTTGGGAAAGCTATTTTGGAAGAGTTGAAACCCCGTGGAAGACAATCCTGGGAATTATTTGTTAATGCTATGTCCTCTTTGAAAGCCGGTATTTCTTATGATATATCGGGGATGCCTTCCTGGTCTATTAGTTTGGGAGATATCACTAATCCGGCAGTTTCCTTGGATGAAATATTTAACTATTTGCAGAAAGCGGACAAGCCCTGTCTGGTGGCGATTGATGAATTTCAACAGATAGGAAAATATGACGAAGATACCGTTGAGGCAACATTACGTACATATGTGCAGTATTGCAGCAATGCTCACTTTATATTTGCCGGTTCGCAGCGGCATTTAATGGGAAGCATCTTTACTTCTCCTTCCCGTCCGTTCTATCAGAGTGTGACTATTATGAATCTTCCCCCTATCTCGAAAGATAAATACCGGGAATTTGCAGTCGGGCATTTTCGTGAGAATCATAAGACTCTATGTCCGGACGTGGTTGATGCTTTGTACGACCGCTTTGAAGGTGGAACCTTTTATTTGCAGAAAGTGATGAATGTGCTTTTTCTCAAGACTCCGGAGAAGGGTGTCTGCGGAATGGATATGATACAGACTGCCGTTGATTATATTGTAAACTTCACAGCGGATACCTATGCCGAACTTTTATATCAATTACCCGAAAAACAAAAAGAAGTTTTTATTGCTATTAATAAAGAAGGAAAAGCTAGGGCCGTCAATTCGGGAGCGTTTTGCAAACGTTATGGGCTAGCATCCCCCAGTTCTGTCAAGTCTGCTGTGAATGGGCTTTTGGATAAGGACTTTATCACAAAAGAACGTGATTATTATGAGGTGTATGATAAGTTTTTTAGTCTCTGGTTAGCAAAACAATAA
- the cdaA gene encoding diadenylate cyclase CdaA, whose protein sequence is MFFEFGIKDFIDILLVALLLYYTYKLMKASGSIKVFTGILVFILIWLVVTQVLEMKLLGSIFDTLMNVGVIALIVLFQDEIRRFLLTLGSHRHVSALARLFNGSKKEALKHDDIMPVVMACLSMGKQKVGALIVIEHNVPLDEIVRTGEVIDAAINQRLIENIFFKNSPLHDGAMVISKKRIKAVGCILPVSHDLNIPKELGLRHRAAMGISQQSDAHAIIVSEETGAISVAYRGQFYLRLNAEELESLLTKEN, encoded by the coding sequence ATGTTTTTTGAATTTGGCATAAAAGATTTTATTGATATTCTGCTGGTAGCTTTGCTGTTGTACTATACCTACAAACTGATGAAAGCATCCGGCTCCATCAAGGTTTTCACCGGCATCCTTGTTTTTATCTTGATTTGGCTCGTAGTGACGCAAGTGCTGGAAATGAAACTGTTGGGTTCTATTTTCGACACCTTAATGAATGTGGGTGTGATAGCCTTGATTGTTCTTTTCCAGGATGAGATACGCCGTTTCTTGCTGACCTTGGGTTCTCACCGTCACGTCAGTGCATTGGCACGGCTTTTCAACGGCTCGAAGAAAGAAGCCCTGAAGCATGACGACATTATGCCGGTGGTGATGGCTTGCCTGAGTATGGGCAAACAAAAAGTCGGCGCGTTGATTGTCATTGAACATAATGTCCCCTTAGATGAAATCGTCCGTACAGGCGAAGTGATTGATGCAGCAATCAACCAACGCCTGATTGAAAACATATTCTTCAAGAACAGCCCTCTGCATGACGGCGCAATGGTCATCAGTAAGAAACGTATCAAAGCGGTCGGATGTATCCTTCCTGTATCCCATGACTTGAATATTCCCAAAGAATTAGGATTGCGCCACCGTGCGGCTATGGGAATCTCGCAACAATCGGACGCCCATGCCATCATTGTTTCTGAAGAAACGGGCGCTATTTCCGTAGCTTATCGCGGGCAATTCTATCTCCGATTGAATGCGGAAGAGCTGGAAAGCCTGCTGACAAAAGAAAACTGA
- the folP gene encoding dihydropteroate synthase, giving the protein MIKPISPIYINVKGQLLDLAVPQVMGILNVTPDSFYSGSRMQTEEDIAARARQIIDEGASIIDIGAYSSRPNAEHISAEEEMRRLRTGLEILNRNHPDAVISVDTFRADVAEQCVKEYGVAIINDIAAGEMDDRMFRTVAELGVPYIMMHMQGTPQSMQKEPHYDNLIKEVFLYFARKVQQLRDLGVKDIILDPGFGFGKTLEHNYELMAHLEEFSIFELPLLVGVSRKSMIYKLLGGTPQDSLNGTTVLDTVALMKGANILRVHDVREAVEAVRITEKIKEESSYSK; this is encoded by the coding sequence ATGATAAAACCTATATCTCCTATTTATATAAATGTGAAAGGGCAGTTGCTCGACCTCGCCGTTCCGCAGGTGATGGGTATCTTGAATGTGACTCCCGATTCTTTTTATTCCGGCAGCCGGATGCAGACCGAAGAAGATATTGCAGCCCGTGCCCGGCAAATCATTGACGAAGGTGCTTCCATTATTGATATAGGGGCTTATTCTTCGCGTCCTAATGCCGAACATATTTCTGCCGAAGAGGAAATGCGCAGGCTGCGCACCGGACTGGAAATCCTGAACCGTAACCATCCGGACGCTGTCATCTCTGTGGATACTTTCCGTGCTGATGTGGCGGAACAATGTGTGAAGGAATATGGAGTAGCCATTATCAATGACATAGCTGCCGGTGAGATGGACGACCGTATGTTCCGTACGGTAGCCGAATTGGGCGTGCCATATATCATGATGCATATGCAGGGAACCCCGCAGAGTATGCAGAAAGAACCTCATTACGACAATCTGATAAAAGAGGTGTTCCTGTATTTCGCCCGTAAAGTGCAGCAACTCCGTGATTTGGGAGTAAAAGATATTATCCTCGACCCGGGATTCGGATTCGGTAAGACATTGGAGCATAATTATGAGCTGATGGCGCACTTGGAAGAATTCAGCATTTTCGAACTTCCGCTCTTGGTGGGGGTATCCCGGAAATCCATGATTTATAAATTATTGGGCGGAACCCCGCAGGATTCGCTGAACGGGACAACCGTATTGGATACTGTGGCGTTAATGAAAGGCGCGAATATCCTTCGCGTACATGATGTACGCGAAGCCGTGGAAGCCGTCCGAATCACGGAAAAGATAAAAGAAGAGAGTTCATATAGCAAATAA